The Lepidochelys kempii isolate rLepKem1 chromosome 5, rLepKem1.hap2, whole genome shotgun sequence genome window below encodes:
- the ANKRD34B gene encoding ankyrin repeat domain-containing protein 34B, which yields MQILLFQPKECIFKAAQGWCFQQLGKNKGKTGMMDESVEVSIDGNSLIKAVYQSRLRLTRLLLEGGAYVNESNDRGETPLMIACKTQHVDQQSVSKAKMVKYLLENKADPNIQDKSGKTALMHACLEKAGHEVVSLLLKNGADLSLQDHSGYSALVYAVNSEDRETLKVLLNACKAKGKEVIIITTDKSPSGRQTTKQYLNVPPTDIEECHSPTACTSPSEIELKTSPLSNSCETEKTLFSFKEPDQPGSMKNISEPVSPTRKPNLTHVGPKLAQVQRLHSESWIKSSLFHQNKISSLQEELQDITPEEELSLKVNGLALSKRYITRHQSIDVKDPAHLLKIFDETGSKRLSYEEINSQSPYSERNLSQSEIPVDQDSDSVQMRFVSTLRSIVQKRSLGANHYSSDSQLTTSLSPATTEDSKSLLGKKKILSPSPSLLSSSRELLENMPPGPLNRRNHAVLERGGSGAISLDHIAQTRPGFLPPLNMNPHPPIPDISFSNKISGIVSLGQKTLIPTAPAFPKEFKSNKMLVRRQSLQTEQIKQLVNF from the exons ATGCAAATACTGCTATTTCAGCCTAAGGAGTGTATTTTCAAAGCAGCACAAGGATG GTGTTTTCAACAGCTAGGGAAGAACAAGGGCAAGACTGGTATGATGGATGAATCAGTAGAGGTATCAATTGATGGGAACTCCCTTATAAAAGCTGTCTATCAAAGCAGACTTCGCCTCACAAGACTATTGTTAGAAGGTGGAGCATACGTTAATGAGAGTAACGACCGAGGTGAAACACCTTTAATGATTGCCTGTAAGACACAGCATGTGGACCAGCAGAGTGTTAGCAAAGCAAAAATGGTTAAATATTTGCTGGAAAATAAGGCAGATCCAAATATACAGGACAAATCTGGAAAGACAGCCTTGATGCATGCATGCTTGGAAAAGGCTGGCCATGAAGTGGTTTCTTTGTTGCTGAAAAATGGAGCTGACCTAAGTCTGCAAGACCATTCTGGTTACTCTGCACTTGTTTATGCAGTAAACTCTGAAGACCGAGAGACCCTGAAAGTTCTCCTAAATGCTTGtaaagcaaaaggaaaagaagTAATCATCATTACAACAGACAAGTCTCCATCtggaaggcagacaactaaacaGTATTTAAATGTGCCTCCTACTGACATTGAGGAATGCCATTCTCCAACTGCCTGCACTTCCCCATCAGAAATAGAACTTAAAACATCTCCACTTTCAAATTCATGTGAAACAGAAAAAACCCTTTTTAGCTTTAAAGAACCAGATCAGCCTGGAAGCATGAAAAATATATCTGAGCCAGTCTCTCCTACTAGAAAACCAAATTTAACACATGTAGGACCCAAGCTGGCACAAGTGCAGCGTCTGCATTCTGAGTCTTGGATAAAAAGCTCTCTGTTCCATCAGAATAAAATTTCCTCTTTACAAGAAGAACTTCAGGATATAACTCCAGAGGAAGAACTGTCTCTGAAAGTCAATGGACTAGCCTTATCTAAGAGATATATTACTAGACACCAAAGCATTGATGTAAAAGACCCTGCTCATTTGTTGAAAATCTTTGATGAAACTGGCTCAAAACGGTTGTCATATGAGGAGATAAATTCTCAGTCACCTTATTCTGAGAGAAACCTTAGCCAGAGTGAAATTCCTGTAGATCAGGATTCAGATTCAGTCCAAATGAGATTTGTTTCAACCCTGAGAAGTATTGTTCAAAAAAGAAGTTTAGGGGCAAATCACTACAGCTCTGATTCTCAACTAACTACTAGTCTGAGTCCTGCTACCACAGAAGATAGCAAATCACTTCTAGGAAAGAAAAagattctctctccttctccctccttgTTATCAAGTTCCAGAGAATTGCTAGAGAACATGCCTCCTGGTCCACTGAACAGGAGAAACCATGCTGTTTTAGAGAGAGGAGGGTCAGGAGCCATATCTTTAGATCATATTGCCCAAACTAGGCCAGGTTTCCTTCCACCTTTAAATATGAATCCTCATCCTCCAATTCCAGATATTAGTTTTAGCAACAAGATTTCTGGAATTGTTTCTTTGGGACAAAAAACCCTAATTCCAACAGCACCTGCATTTCCCAAAGAGTTCAAAAGTAACAAAATGTTGGTAAGGAGGCAGTCATTACAAACTGAACAGATTAAGCAACTCGTGAATTTTTAA